The Alosa sapidissima isolate fAloSap1 chromosome 6, fAloSap1.pri, whole genome shotgun sequence genome window below encodes:
- the LOC121712220 gene encoding thyroxine 5-deiodinase-like yields the protein MQLSAGVQTARVLRYATVCLLLFPRFLLAALMLWLLDFLCIRRKVLMKVREQETNADDPPVCVSDSNKMFTWESLRAVWYGQKLDLFKSAHLGYSAPNTEVVQLHPRKRTRILDYARGRRPLILNFGSCSUPPFMTRLSAFQRVVSQYADIADSLLVYIEEAHPSDGWVSTDAPYQIPKHQSLDDRLKAAKLMHLETPAIVVVVDTMENTSNAAYGAYFERLYILKDEKVVFQGGRGPEGYRISELKNWLEQYRNTLDNSRTVVVHV from the coding sequence ATGCAGCTGTCTGCAGGTGTCCAAACGGCGCGGGTGCTGAGGTACGCAACCGTATGCCTGCTTCTCTTCCCCCGCTTTTTGCTGGCGGCTTTGATGTTGTGGCTTCTCGACTTCCTCTGCATCAGACGGAAGGTCCTGATGAAGGTGAGGGAGCAGGAGACAAATGCCGACGATCCCCCAGTGTGCGTGTCCGACTCGAACAAAATGTTTACATGGGAGTCGCTCCGCGCCGTCTGGTACGGCCAAAAACTGGACCTTTTCAAATCGGCACACCTGGGATATAGCGCGCCGAACACCGAAGTAGTTCAGCTTCACCCTCGTAAGCGAACGCGCATTCTGGACTATGCGCGGGGACGCAGACCACTCATTCTAAACTTCGGCAGCTGCTCCTGACCGCCGTTTATGACGCGTCTGTCAGCCTTCCAACGGGTCGTCAGTCAGTATGCGGACATTGCAGACTCTCTGCTTGTATATATCGAGGAGGCACATCCGTCAGATGGATGGGTGAGCACCGACGCTCCATACCAGATTCCCAAACACCAGAGTCTGGATGACAGGCTGAAAGCCGCAAAGCTTATGCATCTGGAGACTCCTGCCATCGTCGTTGTGGTCGATACCATGGAGAATACATCCAATGCAGCTTACGGGGCATATTTTGAGAGACTTTACATCCTTAAGGATGAAAAGGTTGTTTTTCAGGGAGGTAGAGGTCCGGAGGGATACCGGATCTCGGAGCTGAAAAATTGGCTCGAGCAATACCGGAACACCCTTGATAATTCCAGAACTGTGGTTGTTCACGTTTAA